In a genomic window of Candidatus Manganitrophaceae bacterium:
- a CDS encoding FliA/WhiG family RNA polymerase sigma factor: MARRRNSPEIDTAAAEKVISEFAPIIRYLAHRLAFRLPPSLDVEDLVHAGVIGLLDAMGKYDPSREAQFRTYAEFRIRGAMLDEIRSLDWIPRSIREKIALFQKASEQLTRNLGRVPTEEELAGALRMDAAQYDAFLSQAKAVSLLRLDDFGLEEGEERRFIESLADTNAENPLFSLLAQRFREKLIQAIDHLPQKERQVISLYYFEELTMKEVGLVLKVTESRVCQLHAQAIARLKGTLSEKNI; encoded by the coding sequence ATGGCGCGTCGCCGGAACAGTCCTGAGATCGACACTGCAGCCGCCGAGAAGGTCATTTCGGAGTTTGCACCGATCATCCGTTATCTGGCGCATCGGCTCGCCTTTCGTCTTCCTCCTTCCCTTGATGTGGAAGATCTGGTTCATGCCGGGGTCATCGGCCTCCTCGACGCGATGGGAAAGTATGATCCTTCCAGAGAGGCACAGTTTCGAACCTATGCGGAGTTTCGGATCCGTGGCGCCATGCTCGATGAGATCCGATCGCTCGACTGGATTCCCAGATCCATCCGAGAAAAGATCGCCCTGTTCCAGAAGGCGAGCGAGCAGCTGACGAGGAACCTGGGACGGGTCCCCACCGAGGAGGAACTCGCCGGCGCGCTTCGGATGGATGCCGCTCAATATGATGCGTTCCTCTCTCAGGCGAAGGCGGTCAGCCTATTGCGCCTCGATGATTTTGGATTGGAAGAAGGAGAGGAGCGCCGGTTCATCGAATCGCTCGCCGATACCAATGCGGAAAACCCGCTGTTCTCCCTGCTCGCGCAGCGGTTCCGCGAGAAGCTCATTCAGGCGATCGATCATCTCCCGCAGAAGGAACGCCAAGTGATCTCCCTTTATTACTTTGAAGAGCTGACGATGAAGGAGGTCGGACTGGTTTTGAAGGTGACCGAATCTCGGGTTTGCCAACTTCATGCCCAGGCGATCGCTCGGCTGAAAGGGACCTTGTCGGAGAAGAATATCTAA